In Erigeron canadensis isolate Cc75 chromosome 1, C_canadensis_v1, whole genome shotgun sequence, a single window of DNA contains:
- the LOC122605373 gene encoding uncharacterized protein LOC122605373 gives MLFVEGKGETGIAGTGIGYLPEPGGGNNGGGGGGGGGGGGGSGHDEPDEVVVKALQCFSEKHIYSSCDESSRLTESGQIHVPPDKTDEYCNGPCLQETHLVLNCVDDILSHFVFYNHATIKDVKETIKAGCTYGPHRGNFNVAEHIEGNGSNSYKLSNPVILLGLSSFLLVINMLF, from the exons ATGTTATTTGTTGAAGGGAAAGGTGAAACTGGAATTGCTGGAACTGGGATTGGATATTTACCTGAACCAGGTGGTGGgaataatggtggtggtggtggtggcggtggcggtggcggcggCGGCAGTGGTCATGATGAACCTGATGAGGTTGTTGTGAAGGCCCTTCAATGTTTCAGTGAGAAACAT ATATACAGCAGCTGTGATGAGTCTTCTAGGTTGACTGAGAGTGGTCAAATCCACGTGCCACCAGACAAGACTGATGAATACTGTAATGGGCCATGCCTGCAAGAGACACACCTTGTGCTTAACTGTGTTGACGATATCTTATCACACTTTGTTTTCTATAATCATGCTACCATAAAGGACGTGAAGGAAACGATCAAAGCGGGTTGCACTTATGGCCCACACCGAG gTAACTTTAATGTGGCCGAACACATAGAAGGAAATGGGAGCAATTCATACAAGTTATCGAACCCTGTTATACTACTTGGTCTTTCATCTTTCCTTCTTGTCATCAATATGTTGTTTTGa
- the LOC122605353 gene encoding putative pentatricopeptide repeat-containing protein At3g16890, mitochondrial isoform X3, whose amino-acid sequence MHLLKGGGGGQMRRLSALAQHFTSHQITPTFQNQSKLINPISSINHKSTRGNFSSLNPKLKPQINKLIDHHYISQILSRKDWNLLLTHELKSNNLTLNPRIIVSVLQNQENPLQSLLFYLWVSNFSPLYAKNQSVRGVLANNLYRKGPVLLTKEVLELVRSSGFCVSEDLVCVLVSSWGRLGLAKYCVRVFDQISLLGLAPSTRLYNAVIDALVKSNALDLAYLKFQQMKADRCKPDRFTYNFLVHGVCKVGVVDEALRLVKQMQEMGYSPNVYTYTMLIDGYCNAKRIDEAFKVLERMKENNVKPNDATFRSLVNGVFHNVQPLEAFQMLSDFVERECVLPFVACESILHCLSSNSLPAETAVFLKKVTERGYMPDTTILNVTITCLLKGFDLMETCNIIDDLIARGMNLGFNTYLLLVESLYKNEKLVEGNRYVNQIIGYRLLTNVISYNMIFDILCKRGMVDKAMKLFLDMLQRRISPNLVTFNTLLSCHCKIGDMHETRELLKMLLQHGFNPDIYTFTSLIHGLCRTHQINDALDCLDEMVEWGIRPNAITYNILIRSLCIVGDIYKAKALLKSMQLNGVKPDVFSFNALIQNFCKMREVEKAQRVLMTMLTLGLIPDNYTYSAFIQMLCDMDRYEEAKDLFLSMELNS is encoded by the exons ATGCATTTGCTTAAAGGAGGAGGCGGAGGACAGATGAGACGCCTTTCTGCACTTGCTCAACATTTCACATCTCATCAAATCACACCCActtttcaaaatcaatcaaaattaaTCAACCCCATTTCTTCAATTAATCACAAATCCACAAGAGGTAACTTTTCTTCCTTAAACCCTAAATTAAAACCCcaaattaataaactaattgACCATCATTATATTTCTCAAATTCTTTCAAGAAAAGATTGGAACTTGCTACTTACCCATGAGTTAAAATCCAATAATTTGACCTTAAACCCTAGGATTATAGTTAGTGTTTTGCAAAATCAAGAAAACCCATTACAAAGTTtgcttttttatttgtgggtttCTAATTTTAGCCCGTTATACGCGAAGAATCAATCAGTTAGAGGTGTCTTAGCGAATAATCTTTATCGAAAAGGGCCCGTTTTGTTGACTAAAGAGGTTTTAGAGCTTGTTAGGAGTTCGGGGTTTTGTGTTAGTGAGGATTTGGTTTGTGTTTTGGTCAGTAGTTGGGGGAGGTTAGGTTTAGCTAAGTATTGTGTTCGGGTTTTTGATCAGATTTCGTTGTTGGGACTTGCTCCTAGTACTAGATTGTATAATGCGGTGATTGATGCGTTGGTTAAGTCGAATGCTCTTGATTTGGCATATTTGAAGTTTCAACAAATGAAAGCAGATAGATGTAAGCCGGATAGATTTACTTATAATTTTTTAGTTCATGGAGTTTGTAAAGTTGGAGTTGTAGATGAAGCGTTGAGATTAGTTAAACAAATGCAGGAAATGGGGTATTCGCCAAATGTATATACTTATACAATGCTTATTGACGGGTATTGTAATGCAAAGAGGATTGATGAAGCCTTCAAGGTTTTGGAGAGAATGAAGGAGAATAATGTGAAACCTAATGATGCTACATTTAGGTCATTGGTTAATGGTGTATTTCATAATGTTCAGCCACTCGAGGCTTTTCAAATGTTATCTGATTTTGTGGAAAGGGAATGCGTTTTGCCATTTGTAGCCTGCGAATCCATTTTACATTGTCTTTCGAGTAATTCTTTACCTGCAGAAACAGCTGTTTTCTTGAAGAAAGTCACTGAGAGAGGATATATGCCTGATACTACGATATTGAATGTCACTATAACGTGTTTACTTAAGGGATTTGATCTCATGGAAACATGTAATATCATTGATGATTTGATTGCAAGAGGTATGAACCTCGGATTCAATACCTATCTTCTTCTCGTTGAGTCTTTATACAAGAATGAAAAATTAGTGGAGGGAAATCGGTATGTAAATCAGATTATTGGTTACAGGCTTTTAACCAATGTGATTTCATATAACATGATATTTGACATTCTTTGCAAGAGGGGTATGGTTGATAAGGCGATGAAATTGTTTCTAGATATGCTTCAAAGGCGCATTTCGCCAAATCTTGTAACTTTCAACACTTTGTTATCATGTCATTGCAAAATTGGTGATATGCATGAAACAAGGGAGCTTCTTAAGATGCTATTACAACATGGTTTCAACCCCGACATCTACACTTTCACCTCTTTAATTCATGGTCTTTGTAGGACCCACCAAATCAATGATGCTTTGGATTGTTTAGACGAGATGGTGGAGTGGGGCATACGTCCAAATGCGATAACATACAACATCTTGATCCGCTCATTATGTATTGTTGGTGATATTTATAAAGCAAAAGCGTTGCTGAAGTCTATGCAACTCAATGGGGTAAAGCCAgatgttttttctttcaatgCTTTAATTCAGAACTTTTGCAAGATGAGGGAGGTCGAGAAGGCACAAAGGGTCCTTATGACAATGTTAACTCTAGGTTTGATTCCGGATAATTATACTTATAGTGCTTTTATTCAGATGTTATGTGATATGGATAGATACGAAGAAGCTAAAGACTTGTTCTTATCAATGGAACTTAACAG TTGA
- the LOC122605353 gene encoding putative pentatricopeptide repeat-containing protein At3g16890, mitochondrial isoform X1: MHLLKGGGGGQMRRLSALAQHFTSHQITPTFQNQSKLINPISSINHKSTRGNFSSLNPKLKPQINKLIDHHYISQILSRKDWNLLLTHELKSNNLTLNPRIIVSVLQNQENPLQSLLFYLWVSNFSPLYAKNQSVRGVLANNLYRKGPVLLTKEVLELVRSSGFCVSEDLVCVLVSSWGRLGLAKYCVRVFDQISLLGLAPSTRLYNAVIDALVKSNALDLAYLKFQQMKADRCKPDRFTYNFLVHGVCKVGVVDEALRLVKQMQEMGYSPNVYTYTMLIDGYCNAKRIDEAFKVLERMKENNVKPNDATFRSLVNGVFHNVQPLEAFQMLSDFVERECVLPFVACESILHCLSSNSLPAETAVFLKKVTERGYMPDTTILNVTITCLLKGFDLMETCNIIDDLIARGMNLGFNTYLLLVESLYKNEKLVEGNRYVNQIIGYRLLTNVISYNMIFDILCKRGMVDKAMKLFLDMLQRRISPNLVTFNTLLSCHCKIGDMHETRELLKMLLQHGFNPDIYTFTSLIHGLCRTHQINDALDCLDEMVEWGIRPNAITYNILIRSLCIVGDIYKAKALLKSMQLNGVKPDVFSFNALIQNFCKMREVEKAQRVLMTMLTLGLIPDNYTYSAFIQMLCDMDRYEEAKDLFLSMELNRCTPDSFTCNLFIDALVRSARFIEARDIFIKYREKGILLKPISIL; the protein is encoded by the coding sequence ATGCATTTGCTTAAAGGAGGAGGCGGAGGACAGATGAGACGCCTTTCTGCACTTGCTCAACATTTCACATCTCATCAAATCACACCCActtttcaaaatcaatcaaaattaaTCAACCCCATTTCTTCAATTAATCACAAATCCACAAGAGGTAACTTTTCTTCCTTAAACCCTAAATTAAAACCCcaaattaataaactaattgACCATCATTATATTTCTCAAATTCTTTCAAGAAAAGATTGGAACTTGCTACTTACCCATGAGTTAAAATCCAATAATTTGACCTTAAACCCTAGGATTATAGTTAGTGTTTTGCAAAATCAAGAAAACCCATTACAAAGTTtgcttttttatttgtgggtttCTAATTTTAGCCCGTTATACGCGAAGAATCAATCAGTTAGAGGTGTCTTAGCGAATAATCTTTATCGAAAAGGGCCCGTTTTGTTGACTAAAGAGGTTTTAGAGCTTGTTAGGAGTTCGGGGTTTTGTGTTAGTGAGGATTTGGTTTGTGTTTTGGTCAGTAGTTGGGGGAGGTTAGGTTTAGCTAAGTATTGTGTTCGGGTTTTTGATCAGATTTCGTTGTTGGGACTTGCTCCTAGTACTAGATTGTATAATGCGGTGATTGATGCGTTGGTTAAGTCGAATGCTCTTGATTTGGCATATTTGAAGTTTCAACAAATGAAAGCAGATAGATGTAAGCCGGATAGATTTACTTATAATTTTTTAGTTCATGGAGTTTGTAAAGTTGGAGTTGTAGATGAAGCGTTGAGATTAGTTAAACAAATGCAGGAAATGGGGTATTCGCCAAATGTATATACTTATACAATGCTTATTGACGGGTATTGTAATGCAAAGAGGATTGATGAAGCCTTCAAGGTTTTGGAGAGAATGAAGGAGAATAATGTGAAACCTAATGATGCTACATTTAGGTCATTGGTTAATGGTGTATTTCATAATGTTCAGCCACTCGAGGCTTTTCAAATGTTATCTGATTTTGTGGAAAGGGAATGCGTTTTGCCATTTGTAGCCTGCGAATCCATTTTACATTGTCTTTCGAGTAATTCTTTACCTGCAGAAACAGCTGTTTTCTTGAAGAAAGTCACTGAGAGAGGATATATGCCTGATACTACGATATTGAATGTCACTATAACGTGTTTACTTAAGGGATTTGATCTCATGGAAACATGTAATATCATTGATGATTTGATTGCAAGAGGTATGAACCTCGGATTCAATACCTATCTTCTTCTCGTTGAGTCTTTATACAAGAATGAAAAATTAGTGGAGGGAAATCGGTATGTAAATCAGATTATTGGTTACAGGCTTTTAACCAATGTGATTTCATATAACATGATATTTGACATTCTTTGCAAGAGGGGTATGGTTGATAAGGCGATGAAATTGTTTCTAGATATGCTTCAAAGGCGCATTTCGCCAAATCTTGTAACTTTCAACACTTTGTTATCATGTCATTGCAAAATTGGTGATATGCATGAAACAAGGGAGCTTCTTAAGATGCTATTACAACATGGTTTCAACCCCGACATCTACACTTTCACCTCTTTAATTCATGGTCTTTGTAGGACCCACCAAATCAATGATGCTTTGGATTGTTTAGACGAGATGGTGGAGTGGGGCATACGTCCAAATGCGATAACATACAACATCTTGATCCGCTCATTATGTATTGTTGGTGATATTTATAAAGCAAAAGCGTTGCTGAAGTCTATGCAACTCAATGGGGTAAAGCCAgatgttttttctttcaatgCTTTAATTCAGAACTTTTGCAAGATGAGGGAGGTCGAGAAGGCACAAAGGGTCCTTATGACAATGTTAACTCTAGGTTTGATTCCGGATAATTATACTTATAGTGCTTTTATTCAGATGTTATGTGATATGGATAGATACGAAGAAGCTAAAGACTTGTTCTTATCAATGGAACTTAACAGGTGTACCCCTGATTCTTTTACATGTAATTTGTTTATTGATGCTTTAGTTCGGTCTGCTAGATTTATTGAGGCCCGAGATATCTTTATCAAGTATAGAGAAAAGGGAATCTTGTTAAAACCCATCTCTATTTTATAA
- the LOC122585250 gene encoding uncharacterized protein LOC122585250 isoform X1, whose protein sequence is MAGYDRNEEFISKNGHEYEGTAIGQKYGGLVPKKKPLISKDHERAFFDSADWALCKQGAGINENSTIAIETLRPKLERTPRQCLPPRRPACISGGDNHSKISVQSA, encoded by the exons ATGGCAGGATACGATAGAAATGAAGAGTTTATCTCCAAAAATGGTCATGAATATGAG GGAACGGCAATTGGACAAAAATATGGTGGATTGGTACCAAAGAAGAAGCCTTTAATATCAAAG GACCATGAGCGTGCTTTCTTTGATTCAGCAGATTGGGCCTTATGCAAG CAAGGTGCAGGAATTAATGAAAATTCGACAATAGCCATTGAGACCTTGAGGCCAAAATTAGAG AGAACCCCTCGTCAATGCTTACCCCCAAGACGACCCGCTTGTATATCAGGAGGAGATAATCAT AGTAAGATCAGCGTACAAAGTGCATAA
- the LOC122605353 gene encoding putative pentatricopeptide repeat-containing protein At3g16890, mitochondrial isoform X2 has translation MHLLKGGGGGQMRRLSALAQHFTSHQITPTFQNQSKLINPISSINHKSTRGNFSSLNPKLKPQINKLIDHHYISQILSRKDWNLLLTHELKSNNLTLNPRIIVSVLQNQENPLQSLLFYLWVSNFSPLYAKNQSVRGVLANNLYRKGPVLLTKEVLELVRSSGFCVSEDLVCVLVSSWGRLGLAKYCVRVFDQISLLGLAPSTRLYNAVIDALVKSNALDLAYLKFQQMKADRCKPDRFTYNFLVHGVCKVGVVDEALRLVKQMQEMGYSPNVYTYTMLIDGYCNAKRIDEAFKVLERMKENNVKPNDATFRSLVNGVFHNVQPLEAFQMLSDFVERECVLPFVACESILHCLSSNSLPAETAVFLKKVTERGYMPDTTILNVTITCLLKGFDLMETCNIIDDLIARGMNLGFNTYLLLVESLYKNEKLVEGNRYVNQIIGYRLLTNVISYNMIFDILCKRGMVDKAMKLFLDMLQRRISPNLVTFNTLLSCHCKIGDMHETRELLKMLLQHGFNPDIYTFTSLIHGLCRTHQINDALDCLDEMVEWGIRPNAITYNILIRSLCIVGDIYKAKALLKSMQLNGVKPDVFSFNALIQNFCKMREVEKAQRVLMTMLTLGLIPDNYTYSAFIQMLCDMDRYEEAKDLFLSMELNSGNEVTSIMALGKFLWDYFISQTLRRK, from the exons ATGCATTTGCTTAAAGGAGGAGGCGGAGGACAGATGAGACGCCTTTCTGCACTTGCTCAACATTTCACATCTCATCAAATCACACCCActtttcaaaatcaatcaaaattaaTCAACCCCATTTCTTCAATTAATCACAAATCCACAAGAGGTAACTTTTCTTCCTTAAACCCTAAATTAAAACCCcaaattaataaactaattgACCATCATTATATTTCTCAAATTCTTTCAAGAAAAGATTGGAACTTGCTACTTACCCATGAGTTAAAATCCAATAATTTGACCTTAAACCCTAGGATTATAGTTAGTGTTTTGCAAAATCAAGAAAACCCATTACAAAGTTtgcttttttatttgtgggtttCTAATTTTAGCCCGTTATACGCGAAGAATCAATCAGTTAGAGGTGTCTTAGCGAATAATCTTTATCGAAAAGGGCCCGTTTTGTTGACTAAAGAGGTTTTAGAGCTTGTTAGGAGTTCGGGGTTTTGTGTTAGTGAGGATTTGGTTTGTGTTTTGGTCAGTAGTTGGGGGAGGTTAGGTTTAGCTAAGTATTGTGTTCGGGTTTTTGATCAGATTTCGTTGTTGGGACTTGCTCCTAGTACTAGATTGTATAATGCGGTGATTGATGCGTTGGTTAAGTCGAATGCTCTTGATTTGGCATATTTGAAGTTTCAACAAATGAAAGCAGATAGATGTAAGCCGGATAGATTTACTTATAATTTTTTAGTTCATGGAGTTTGTAAAGTTGGAGTTGTAGATGAAGCGTTGAGATTAGTTAAACAAATGCAGGAAATGGGGTATTCGCCAAATGTATATACTTATACAATGCTTATTGACGGGTATTGTAATGCAAAGAGGATTGATGAAGCCTTCAAGGTTTTGGAGAGAATGAAGGAGAATAATGTGAAACCTAATGATGCTACATTTAGGTCATTGGTTAATGGTGTATTTCATAATGTTCAGCCACTCGAGGCTTTTCAAATGTTATCTGATTTTGTGGAAAGGGAATGCGTTTTGCCATTTGTAGCCTGCGAATCCATTTTACATTGTCTTTCGAGTAATTCTTTACCTGCAGAAACAGCTGTTTTCTTGAAGAAAGTCACTGAGAGAGGATATATGCCTGATACTACGATATTGAATGTCACTATAACGTGTTTACTTAAGGGATTTGATCTCATGGAAACATGTAATATCATTGATGATTTGATTGCAAGAGGTATGAACCTCGGATTCAATACCTATCTTCTTCTCGTTGAGTCTTTATACAAGAATGAAAAATTAGTGGAGGGAAATCGGTATGTAAATCAGATTATTGGTTACAGGCTTTTAACCAATGTGATTTCATATAACATGATATTTGACATTCTTTGCAAGAGGGGTATGGTTGATAAGGCGATGAAATTGTTTCTAGATATGCTTCAAAGGCGCATTTCGCCAAATCTTGTAACTTTCAACACTTTGTTATCATGTCATTGCAAAATTGGTGATATGCATGAAACAAGGGAGCTTCTTAAGATGCTATTACAACATGGTTTCAACCCCGACATCTACACTTTCACCTCTTTAATTCATGGTCTTTGTAGGACCCACCAAATCAATGATGCTTTGGATTGTTTAGACGAGATGGTGGAGTGGGGCATACGTCCAAATGCGATAACATACAACATCTTGATCCGCTCATTATGTATTGTTGGTGATATTTATAAAGCAAAAGCGTTGCTGAAGTCTATGCAACTCAATGGGGTAAAGCCAgatgttttttctttcaatgCTTTAATTCAGAACTTTTGCAAGATGAGGGAGGTCGAGAAGGCACAAAGGGTCCTTATGACAATGTTAACTCTAGGTTTGATTCCGGATAATTATACTTATAGTGCTTTTATTCAGATGTTATGTGATATGGATAGATACGAAGAAGCTAAAGACTTGTTCTTATCAATGGAACTTAACAG TGGTAATGAGGTAACTTCGATAATGGCCCTCGGAAAATTTTTATGGGACTATTTCATCAGTCAAACGTTACGACGGAAATAA
- the LOC122585250 gene encoding uncharacterized protein LOC122585250 isoform X2 — protein sequence MAGYDRNEEFISKNGHEYEGTAIGQKYGGLVPKKKPLISKDHERAFFDSADWALCKQGAGINENSTIAIETLRPKLERTPRQCLPPRRPACISGGDNHTE from the exons ATGGCAGGATACGATAGAAATGAAGAGTTTATCTCCAAAAATGGTCATGAATATGAG GGAACGGCAATTGGACAAAAATATGGTGGATTGGTACCAAAGAAGAAGCCTTTAATATCAAAG GACCATGAGCGTGCTTTCTTTGATTCAGCAGATTGGGCCTTATGCAAG CAAGGTGCAGGAATTAATGAAAATTCGACAATAGCCATTGAGACCTTGAGGCCAAAATTAGAG AGAACCCCTCGTCAATGCTTACCCCCAAGACGACCCGCTTGTATATCAGGAGGAGATAATCAT ACAGAGTAA